One Natrinema longum genomic window, CGACGCCTTCGTCACTCTCGGGACGGCTCGTTCGACAGCTCCTGGGCCTGTTGCTGGATGTCCTGTAGTGCCCGCTCCTGTTCGCCGCGAGCGATACCGCCGGCTTCGACGTGACGGCCCTCGTACTGCCAGGAGGGGATCGCGTTCCAGACGGTCGAGGGCTCGTCCTCGGTCTCGCTCTCGGTTCGACTCGTCGTCTCGGCCAGCGTGGAGCGTCGCCACGAGAGGAACGCCACCAGTCCGATCAGCGCCACGAGCGCACCGGCGGCAGTCACCGGGCCGACGACGACCGACAGTCCCACGATCAGTGGCGAGCAGAGCAGGCCGAACACGAGCGGGACGGCCAGCCGTCGGAGCCGTGATCGGGACGTGCGCTCGGCGGTATCGTCGGGACTCTCCATACGCTCCGTCGACTCCCGACCGTGAAAAAAGTGTCGTCGAGTTAAAACGTTCCCTGGGTGTCCGCATCGTCGTCGTCATCCGTGGTCTCGAGGCCGTCCTCCGGATCGTTCAGGGTGTAGGCCAGGCCGATCCCGATCACGGTCAACAGGAGAATGAAGCCGACGATAACTCCGATGAGCATCTGGCCACCCTGGGGTGAGAGCGTCCCGTTTCCGGCACTGTAAGAGGAGCCGACGGCGACCATGGCCGCTAGCATCAGGAAGACGCCACCGACGGAGACGACGATTTCGATGAGCTGTTCGCGCTCGATCATTGTCCCATCGCTTTCGCCGGCCCGGTGAAAAGCGCTTCGAAGGGGGGCTCGAGGGAGAGTCGGCCGAGGGCGACCACCAGTCGGAGCGCCGGGCTTGCGATCGCAGGGGTGGCAGTTATTGCCCTCGGTACCCTACCTACGTCGAATAGCCAGCCGACCAGCGATTTCCGTTTCGACGCATCCATGAAAACAACAGCGTCACCGAAAGCACCGCTTCCAGTACCGACAGCAGGACACCTCCCCGAGCGATCGCGCCGGGCACGCGCCGAACCGATGTCGGTGTTGCCGCTGGGCGATGGCCTCTACGAGGTCGAGTCCGCGAGCGACCACACCTACCTCGTCGATCTCGAGGCGGGCAGATGTACCTGTCCGGATTACGTCTTCCGCGAGGTCCGCTGCAAGCACGTTCGCCGGGTCGCGATCGAGATCACGGAGGGACACACACCGCCGCCGGGCCAGGTTGCGGTTTCGTGTCACGACTGCGAGGAGACGGTCTTCGTCGACGAGGACGCGACCGAACCGCTGTACTGCGACGAGCACACGATCCGGCCGGGCGACACCGTCGTCGACCGGGAGACCGGCGACCGCCTCACCGTCGTCGACGTCTCGACGCTTCGGGCCGACGCCGTCGAAATCGGGGCGGCGGACTGCACCGTCGCCGAGTACGCGACGAACGGGGACTACGACCCCGAGGTCCCCGTCGTCGGAGCAGTCTACCCACACGCGACCGTGGCCCGAAACGGCGTCGTCCCCTCGTCGCTGAAAGTCTACGTCTTTCCGCGAACCCGCCTCGAGGCAGCGTAGACCGCCGATTCGCCCACCGTCGTCTCCGGCGGGACGGGTAAACACCTCGCAACGTATTTCGGGTTGACAACTCCCGTTTTCTTGTAGACTGGTACCGACTAGCGAGTTATGGAAACGGGAATCGATTACGGCGAGTTCGAGTCGGGACGACACGTCAACTACTGGGAACTCGACCGGACGCTCCAGCGTGAACTGCGTCGCGTCACCGATACCGAGACCTTCGAGTGGGCGGAGCCTCGCCTCGCGGAGTTCGGCGAACTGATCGGCCACACCGTCGCGGACAACGCCGATTACGTCGACGATCACGGGCCGGAACTCGAGACGTACGACGAATACGGGGACGTACAGAACTTCGTTCGGTACCCTGCCGAACAGCTCGCGAACGAAGCGGCCGTCTACGAGGCCGGCATCGTGGCCGACGCGTTCGAGGCTCCGCCGGGACGCGACGAACCGGTGCCGTTCAGCCAGTACCTCGCAACCCTGCAGCTGCTGTGTTACGCCGACGCCGGCTTCGGCTGCCCGGTCGCGATGACCGCCGGTTCGGCGCTCGTCCTCGAGCGCTTCGACGACGGGGAGCTCGAGCCCTACTACCGAGGCCTCGTCAGTCGCGACTACGACGGGCTGATCGAGGGAGCGATGTTCCTCACCGAAGAGCAAGGCGGCAGCGACGTGGGGGCAAACGAAACGACGGCGAGGTACGACGAGGCGGCCGACTGCTGGCGACTCACCGGGGAGAAGTGGTTCTGCTCGAACGTCGACGCCGAGGGAACGCTCGCGCTCGCACGGACCGAGGACGCGCCGGCGGGAACCGACGGCCTCTCGATGTTCCTGGTTCCCCACGGCGACCCCGACGAGGGAGTCATGACGAAGGGCGACCGGCGGGCGTTCGAAGGAGCACCGCCGGGAGACGCGCTC contains:
- a CDS encoding DUF7472 family protein — encoded protein: MIEREQLIEIVVSVGGVFLMLAAMVAVGSSYSAGNGTLSPQGGQMLIGVIVGFILLLTVIGIGLAYTLNDPEDGLETTDDDDDADTQGTF
- a CDS encoding SWIM zinc finger family protein; the protein is MKTTASPKAPLPVPTAGHLPERSRRARAEPMSVLPLGDGLYEVESASDHTYLVDLEAGRCTCPDYVFREVRCKHVRRVAIEITEGHTPPPGQVAVSCHDCEETVFVDEDATEPLYCDEHTIRPGDTVVDRETGDRLTVVDVSTLRADAVEIGAADCTVAEYATNGDYDPEVPVVGAVYPHATVARNGVVPSSLKVYVFPRTRLEAA